The following are encoded together in the Aciduricibacillus chroicocephali genome:
- a CDS encoding exodeoxyribonuclease VII small subunit — translation MAEQEQLSFEEAMKQLEDIVEKLEAGDVPLEKAIDYYQEGMKLSKLCNDKLVSVQDKMVQIMNEQGNLEPFDVQGEE, via the coding sequence ATGGCTGAGCAGGAACAATTGTCTTTTGAAGAAGCAATGAAACAATTGGAAGACATTGTCGAGAAGCTTGAAGCGGGGGATGTTCCTCTTGAAAAGGCGATCGACTATTATCAGGAAGGCATGAAGCTTTCCAAATTATGCAATGATAAGCTCGTATCCGTTCAGGATAAAATGGTTCAGATTATGAATGAGCAAGGAAATCTGGAACCATTTGACGTACAGGGGGAAGAGTAA
- the xseA gene encoding exodeoxyribonuclease VII large subunit, translating into MSEQRYLTVAALTKYLKRKMELDPHLRNVWLRGEISNFKLHSRGHMYLTIKDDEARMQAVMFAGNNKNLAFMPENGMNVLVRGEVNVFESYGQYQLYIKEMEPDGIGALYMAFEQLKEKLEKKGMFEARYKKPIPSIPNRIGVITSPTGAAVRDILTTISRRFPLVETVVLPVLVQGPNAPESIVQAIEKANDLGSFDVLIVGRGGGSIEELWSFNEEAVAEAIFNSRIPIISAVGHETDTTISDFVADLRAPTPTGAAELAVPSRIELMERSGELGRRLQRALGNLHTENSKMLKRLMASYAFRYPEQLITQKDQQLDAAVDRLALAFKNKLDKSRNDLRQIDVRLMQQHPERQLQSAESDRKALAKDLRQAMQRLMDKKQSELGLQIEKLSLLNPLEIMKRGFSVPYGADGEIIRSVRQVEQGERISVKLADGQAECQVLETKEDING; encoded by the coding sequence CAATTTCAAACTGCATTCTCGCGGACATATGTATTTGACAATCAAAGATGATGAGGCACGGATGCAGGCCGTCATGTTTGCTGGCAACAATAAGAACTTGGCGTTCATGCCTGAGAATGGCATGAACGTCCTAGTTCGCGGCGAGGTCAACGTTTTTGAATCTTATGGACAGTATCAGCTATACATAAAAGAAATGGAACCGGATGGTATTGGCGCTTTGTATATGGCATTTGAACAGCTTAAAGAAAAGCTCGAAAAAAAAGGCATGTTTGAAGCTCGTTACAAGAAGCCGATTCCTTCCATACCGAACCGGATCGGTGTCATTACCTCACCGACTGGAGCAGCAGTCCGTGATATACTTACAACAATTTCAAGGCGTTTTCCGCTTGTTGAGACAGTCGTCTTGCCGGTTCTTGTTCAAGGGCCGAATGCGCCTGAATCTATTGTACAAGCAATAGAGAAAGCGAATGATCTTGGCAGTTTTGATGTCCTTATTGTTGGTCGGGGCGGCGGCTCTATTGAAGAATTATGGAGTTTTAATGAAGAAGCAGTTGCTGAAGCCATTTTTAACTCTCGTATTCCCATCATTTCAGCAGTCGGACATGAGACGGATACGACGATCAGCGACTTTGTCGCAGATCTTCGGGCACCCACGCCTACAGGTGCTGCAGAATTAGCTGTTCCTTCAAGAATTGAATTGATGGAAAGGTCTGGAGAATTGGGCAGAAGGCTTCAGCGTGCACTTGGAAATCTGCATACGGAAAACAGCAAAATGCTTAAGCGACTAATGGCCTCCTATGCATTCCGATATCCAGAGCAGCTGATTACGCAAAAGGATCAGCAATTGGATGCGGCTGTAGACAGACTTGCATTAGCATTTAAAAATAAGCTGGATAAAAGCCGTAATGATTTGCGCCAAATAGATGTCAGACTTATGCAGCAGCATCCTGAGCGCCAGCTGCAATCGGCTGAATCTGATCGTAAAGCGCTTGCTAAGGATCTACGTCAGGCAATGCAGCGCCTCATGGATAAAAAGCAGTCAGAGCTTGGTCTGCAAATTGAAAAACTTTCGCTCCTGAATCCGCTTGAAATCATGAAACGCGGTTTTTCCGTGCCATATGGAGCAGATGGTGAAATCATCCGTTCAGTTCGCCAAGTAGAGCAGGGTGAGCGCATTTCTGTAAAACTTGCTGATGGTCAGGCGGAATGCCAGGTGCTTGAAACGAAGGAGGATATCAATGGCTGA